One part of the Vicia villosa cultivar HV-30 ecotype Madison, WI linkage group LG6, Vvil1.0, whole genome shotgun sequence genome encodes these proteins:
- the LOC131609178 gene encoding LOW QUALITY PROTEIN: large ribosomal subunit protein uL5m (The sequence of the model RefSeq protein was modified relative to this genomic sequence to represent the inferred CDS: substituted 1 base at 1 genomic stop codon): MFPLNFHYEDVSRQDPLLKLNHANVMEVPGSCEIRLVPKAPYDLIIINGKLAMEILRGQKFIQTQRGSTGKSFLSNPFLGSKKDKGYVSDLARQSTLXGHGMSNFSVRISTVMSLLDSPVEIWENSIQFSMETEFCEFSPELEDHFEIFDHIRGFNVTIVTSANTQDETLPPWSGFLQKDEGETQ; encoded by the coding sequence ATGTTTCCACTCAATTTTCATTACGAAGATGTATCACGTCAGGATCCGTTGCTCAAACTGAATCACGCCAACGTTATGGAAGTTCCTGGATCGTGTGAAATAAGATTAGTACCTAAGGCACCCtatgatttaataataataaatggaaaattggCTATGGAGATTCTGCGCGGTCAGAAATTCATACAAACACAAAGGGGTTCGACAGGAAAGTCGTTTCTATCCAATCCATTCTTGGGGTCAAAAAAAGACAAAGGATATGTCAGTGACCTAGCACGACAAAGCACTCTCTGAGGGCATGGAATGTCTAATTTTTCGGTCAGAATATCGACAGTAATGTCTCTGTTAGATTCTCCGGTCGAAATATGGGAAAACTCCATTCAATTCTCGATGGAAACGGAGTTTTGCGAATTCTCCCCGGAACTGGAAGATCATTTCGAGATCTTCGATCATATTCGAGGGTTCAATGTTACTATTGTAACTTCCGCCAACACACAAGATGAGACTTTACCACCGTGGAGCGGCTTTTTGCAAAAAGATGAGGGAGAAACTCAGTAA
- the LOC131613709 gene encoding small ribosomal subunit protein uS14m produces the protein MSDKRNIRDHKCRLLAAKYELRRKLYKAFCKDSDLPSDMRDKLRYKLSKLPRNSSFARVRNRCISMGLPRSVYELFRISRIVFRGLASRGPLMGIKESSW, from the coding sequence ATGTCGGATAAGCGAAATATACGAGATCACAAATGCAGATTGCTCGCGGCTAAATATGAATTGAGACGAAAGCTTTATAAAGCCTTTTGTAAAGATTCCGATCTTCCTAGTGATATGCGGGACAAACTTCGTTATAAGTTGTCCAAGTTGCCAAGAAATAGTTCCTTTGCACGAGTAAGAAACCGATGTATTTCCATGGGTCTCCCTCGTTCCGTATATGAGTTATTTCGAATTTCTCGTATCGTTTTTCGTGGATTAGCATCTCGAGGTCCTTTGATGGGCATAAAGGAATCGTCTTGGTAG
- the LOC131613710 gene encoding cytochrome b-like — MTIRNQRLSLLKQPISSTLNQHLIDYPTPSNLSYWWGFGSLAGICLVIQIVTGVFLAMHYTPHVDLAFNSVEHVMRDVEGGWLLRYMHANGASMFLIVVHLHIFRGLYHASYSSPREFVRCLRVVIFLLMIVTAFTGYVPPWGQMSFWGATVITSLASAIPVVGDTIVTWLWGGFSMDNATLNRFFSLHHLLRFILVGASLLHLAVLHQYGSNNPLGVHSEMDQISFYPYFYVKDLVGWVAFAIFFSIWIFYASNVLGHPDNFMKLSPF; from the coding sequence atgactATAAGGAACCAACGATTATCTCTTCTAAAACAACCTATATCCTCCACACTTAATCAACATTTGATAGATTATCCAACCCCGAGCAATCTTAGTTATTGGTGGGGCTTCGGTTCGTTAGCTGGTATTTGTTTAGTAATTCAGATAGTGACTGGCGTTTTTTTAGCTATGCATTACACACCTCATGTGGATCTAGCTTTCAACAGCGTAGAACACGTTATGAGAGATGTTGAAGGGGGCTGGTTGCTCCGTTATATGCATGCTAATGGGGCAAGTATGTTTCTCATTGTGGTTCACCTTCATATTTTTCGTGGTCTATATCATGCGAGTTATAGCAGTCCTAGGGAATTTGTTCGGTGTCTCAGAGTTGTAATCTTCCTATTAATGATTGTGACAGCTTTTACAGGATACGTACCACCTTGGGGTCAGATGAGCTTTTGGGGAGCTACAGTAATTACAAGCTTAGCTAGCGCCATACCTGTAGTAGGAGATACCATAGTTACTTGGCTTTGGGGTGGTTTCTCCATGGACAATGCCACCTTAAATCGTTTTTTTAGTCTTCATCATTTACTCCGCTTTATTTTAGTAGGCGCCAGTCTTCTTCATCTGGCCGTATTGCATCAATATGGATCAAATAATCCATTGGGTGTACATTCAGAGATGGATCAAATATCTTTTTACCCTTATTTTTATGTAAAGGATCTAGTAGGTTGGGTAGCTTTTGCTATCTTTTTTTCCATTTGGATTTTTTATGCTTCTAATGTTTTGGGGCATCCCGACAATTTTATGAAATTGTCTCCTTTCTAA